A portion of the Stigmatella aurantiaca DW4/3-1 genome contains these proteins:
- a CDS encoding segregation and condensation protein A, whose protein sequence is MTDDRREPPDEGSGDTEVPRSPGDAFRIALPNFEGPLDLLLHLIREHRLDIFDIPIALIVEKYLEYLERMRELNLDIAGEFLVMASTLAHLKSRMLLPRQEAAPLEASEAAVEEANDPRAELVRRLLEYQKYKDAAEQLARQDLLGRDVYTRNVPVEAIPIPEEEVGLQEFSVLKLIEALDRVLERLVPKVQHEVVLERVSLSEALLKVAERVRTEGQVAFTSLFTEASTRQEVVVTFLAILEMVKRRLIRVVQEEPLKDIILTPNGDALERLVPTEVDESDYR, encoded by the coding sequence GTGACCGATGACCGCCGGGAGCCGCCCGATGAGGGCTCCGGCGACACCGAGGTGCCCCGCTCGCCCGGGGACGCCTTCCGGATTGCCCTGCCCAATTTCGAGGGCCCGCTCGATCTGCTGCTCCACCTCATCCGGGAGCACCGGCTCGACATCTTCGACATCCCCATCGCCCTGATTGTCGAGAAATACCTGGAATACCTGGAGCGGATGCGGGAGCTGAACCTGGACATCGCCGGGGAGTTCCTGGTGATGGCCTCCACGCTGGCCCACCTCAAGAGCCGCATGCTGCTGCCCCGCCAGGAGGCCGCCCCCCTGGAAGCCTCCGAGGCGGCCGTGGAAGAGGCGAACGACCCCCGCGCGGAGCTGGTGCGCCGGTTGTTGGAGTACCAGAAGTACAAGGACGCGGCGGAGCAGCTCGCCCGGCAGGACTTGCTCGGCCGGGACGTGTACACGCGCAACGTGCCGGTAGAGGCCATCCCCATCCCCGAGGAGGAGGTGGGGCTCCAGGAGTTCTCTGTCCTCAAGCTCATCGAGGCCCTGGACCGGGTGCTCGAGCGGCTGGTCCCCAAGGTGCAGCACGAGGTGGTGCTCGAGCGCGTCAGCCTCTCGGAGGCCCTGCTCAAGGTGGCCGAGCGGGTGCGCACCGAGGGGCAGGTGGCCTTCACCAGCCTGTTCACCGAGGCGAGTACGCGGCAGGAAGTCGTTGTGACGTTCCTCGCGATCCTGGAGATGGTAAAGCGGCGCCTCATCCGCGTGGTTCAGGAGGAACCGTTGAAGGACATCATCCTGACACCCAACGGCGACGCCCTGGAGCGGCTGGTCCCCACGGAGGTGGACGAGAGTGACTATCGGTAG
- a CDS encoding HEAT repeat domain-containing protein yields the protein MRPGVRSLFFVLSLGLATACQGNRDQLLADLQSPRPEIRAQAVQALAKQGNADDLVLFTRAAKDMASIVRGEAAEALGGSQDPRVVDLLGELLEDPDESVQGRAAMALSKIKNDKAKAYLTLQYSRRARNTRQIIVQALKSANVPGAMAEAVAAESKAIWDRNLTTLNEGSLPERVGAAEELGKSGRPEAVNRLLPLVRDSQVVLAAAAVRGLGDAGDRRAVSAIAPLLDESFPQLREASITALSKLQDTTAVARLQAVALEKSVVSSLAIDSLASMPRGPETDAALCTISLEGALAESLVAGRTMRSRGGCPLEPIAERLSRPASIDSGLQAVAGLGPAAQPMLSRVLPVLTSADASQRMLALEAVTAIGDPAAGPAVQKLYEQELKALEPLRQDWVPSPLPQVYAPGFDPSAPQDGKEPRNAKTAQLFDRVRSLNAQRARDAGQVQVQPRVPSELYDEVEPQRLEPLAAVLRALGAVKAPGALDVLKQHAGDPSLPLRSAALIGLARLGPEGVEAAKGGMFESERELQKALALALAEQGEAGQAALVSLLPQFSSEKLVLLDALSRFGAPASASPALQEVVRGGGAEAVLAAHILGKLQAKDAVDTLIKALEDPSSVARRELLLALGEIGDSRAAEGVARNLYHDQPEVRAAAAVALQRMGTSAQAEALDALKSDYYRRVREAASAALTKGGTATEGAR from the coding sequence ATGAGACCCGGCGTTCGCTCCCTCTTCTTCGTTCTGTCCCTCGGCCTGGCCACCGCGTGCCAGGGCAACCGGGATCAGCTCCTCGCCGATCTCCAGAGCCCCCGGCCGGAGATCCGTGCTCAGGCGGTCCAGGCACTGGCGAAGCAGGGCAACGCCGACGATCTGGTCCTCTTCACTCGGGCGGCCAAGGACATGGCCTCCATCGTCCGGGGAGAGGCCGCCGAGGCCCTGGGTGGAAGCCAGGATCCGCGCGTGGTGGACCTGCTGGGCGAGCTGCTCGAGGATCCCGACGAGAGCGTCCAGGGCCGCGCCGCCATGGCGCTGTCCAAGATCAAGAACGACAAGGCCAAGGCCTACCTCACCCTTCAATACAGCCGGCGCGCCCGCAATACGCGCCAGATCATCGTCCAGGCGCTCAAGTCCGCGAACGTCCCAGGCGCCATGGCCGAGGCGGTCGCCGCGGAGTCCAAGGCCATCTGGGATCGCAACCTGACGACCCTCAACGAGGGCTCGCTTCCCGAGCGCGTGGGGGCCGCCGAGGAGCTTGGCAAGAGCGGGCGCCCCGAAGCCGTCAACCGCCTGTTGCCGCTCGTCCGGGACAGTCAGGTCGTCCTCGCCGCCGCCGCCGTGCGGGGGCTGGGGGACGCGGGGGACCGGCGCGCCGTGAGCGCCATCGCTCCGCTGCTCGACGAGAGCTTCCCTCAACTGCGCGAGGCCTCCATCACCGCGCTCAGCAAGCTCCAGGACACCACGGCGGTGGCTCGCCTCCAGGCGGTCGCCCTGGAGAAGAGCGTCGTCAGCTCCCTGGCCATCGACTCCCTGGCCTCCATGCCGCGGGGCCCGGAGACCGACGCGGCCCTGTGCACCATCTCCCTGGAAGGCGCCCTGGCCGAGTCCCTCGTCGCGGGCCGGACCATGCGCTCACGCGGGGGCTGCCCGCTGGAGCCCATCGCCGAGCGGCTCTCCCGCCCGGCCAGCATCGACAGTGGCCTGCAAGCGGTGGCGGGCCTCGGCCCCGCCGCGCAACCGATGCTGTCCCGGGTGCTGCCGGTGCTCACCTCGGCGGATGCCTCCCAGCGCATGCTCGCCCTGGAGGCCGTGACCGCCATCGGTGACCCCGCCGCGGGCCCCGCCGTCCAGAAGCTCTACGAGCAGGAACTCAAGGCCCTCGAGCCCCTGCGCCAGGATTGGGTGCCCAGCCCGCTGCCCCAGGTCTACGCCCCTGGGTTCGATCCCTCGGCCCCCCAGGATGGCAAGGAGCCCCGCAACGCGAAGACCGCCCAGCTCTTCGATCGGGTCCGCAGCCTCAATGCCCAGCGCGCCCGGGACGCGGGCCAGGTGCAGGTCCAACCTCGGGTGCCCTCGGAGCTGTACGACGAGGTGGAGCCCCAGCGCCTCGAGCCGCTCGCCGCCGTGCTGCGCGCCCTGGGGGCGGTGAAAGCGCCGGGAGCCCTGGATGTGCTCAAGCAGCACGCGGGTGATCCCAGCCTCCCCTTGCGCTCCGCGGCCCTGATCGGGCTGGCCCGCCTGGGCCCCGAAGGCGTGGAAGCGGCCAAGGGCGGCATGTTCGAATCCGAGCGAGAGCTCCAGAAGGCGCTGGCGCTGGCGCTGGCCGAGCAGGGCGAAGCCGGCCAGGCCGCCCTCGTCTCCCTGCTGCCCCAGTTCTCCAGCGAGAAGCTGGTGCTGCTCGATGCCTTGAGCCGCTTCGGCGCGCCCGCGTCCGCCTCGCCCGCCTTGCAAGAGGTGGTGCGCGGAGGAGGCGCGGAGGCGGTGCTGGCCGCCCATATTCTCGGGAAGCTCCAGGCCAAGGACGCGGTGGACACCCTCATCAAGGCCCTGGAGGATCCCTCCAGCGTGGCGAGGCGGGAGCTGCTGCTGGCCCTGGGGGAGATCGGCGACTCCCGGGCCGCCGAGGGGGTGGCACGCAACCTCTACCATGATCAGCCCGAGGTCCGGGCCGCCGCGGCCGTGGCCCTCCAGCGGATGGGCACCAGCGCCCAGGCAGAGGCGCTGGATGCGCTCAAGAGCGACTACTACCGGCGCGTCCGCGAAGCCGCGAGCGCGGCGTTGACCAAGGGCGGCACGGCAACGGAGGGAGCTCGCTGA
- a CDS encoding metallophosphoesterase, translating into MTSRLLRLPDSGRLLVATDIQGNLRDFQRMVTLLEASPQDTVLVFTGDMVHGPDALTEQQWPDYLGTPYKDESPEVIQAFLRAQARYPGRVHCLMGNHEHAHVGGPRTAKFHADEAQVLEERMAPDEVQTLRSLIQQLPLVAVAPNGVVLLHAAPSAPLRSLAQLEDVKLEGYFGWGIEEFFRESVLGPMLWSRMATAEQARAFLSVLGGRIAIYGHDVVREGYERMGLEQLCVSTSFALLDEHKTYVQLDLGTVYPDVQMLREGIELRRLYG; encoded by the coding sequence GTGACTTCCCGCCTCCTCAGGCTCCCCGATTCTGGCCGGCTCCTGGTCGCTACCGACATCCAGGGCAACCTGCGGGATTTTCAGCGCATGGTCACGCTTCTGGAAGCTTCCCCCCAGGACACCGTTCTCGTCTTCACCGGTGACATGGTGCACGGGCCCGACGCGCTCACCGAGCAGCAGTGGCCGGACTACCTCGGCACTCCTTATAAGGATGAGTCTCCCGAGGTCATTCAGGCGTTCCTCCGCGCCCAGGCACGCTACCCGGGACGCGTCCACTGCCTGATGGGCAACCACGAGCACGCCCACGTGGGCGGCCCGCGCACCGCCAAGTTCCACGCGGACGAGGCCCAGGTTCTGGAAGAGCGCATGGCGCCGGACGAGGTGCAGACCCTGCGGAGCCTCATCCAGCAGTTGCCCCTGGTGGCCGTGGCCCCCAACGGCGTCGTCCTCCTGCACGCCGCGCCCTCCGCGCCCCTGCGCAGCCTGGCGCAACTGGAGGACGTGAAGCTCGAGGGCTACTTCGGCTGGGGCATCGAGGAGTTCTTCCGCGAGTCCGTGCTGGGCCCCATGTTGTGGAGCCGCATGGCCACCGCGGAGCAGGCCCGCGCGTTCCTGTCCGTGCTGGGCGGCCGCATCGCCATCTACGGCCATGACGTGGTGCGCGAGGGCTATGAGCGCATGGGCCTGGAGCAGCTCTGCGTCTCCACCAGCTTCGCGCTCCTGGACGAGCACAAGACGTACGTGCAACTGGACCTGGGCACGGTCTACCCAGACGTCCAGATGCTGCGCGAGGGCATCGAGCTGCGGCGGCTGTACGGCTGA
- the scpB gene encoding SMC-Scp complex subunit ScpB — translation MTIGRKTDKGPPPGTPGGPGPFSEDEIAAVTGPGDASDLDEVEAIAIEEDAGPDLETSFEKLVQKSRRLSEDRIRTVLQSVLFVADKPLTVDQLYESTGIDRELIAKALNQISGLHRDGVNGIVLHEVADGWQFRTDPHSAEYVRRYLRVKPQRLTRAAVETLAIIAYRQPVTRPEVEDIRGVDCGAVIKALMDRKLVKILGKKEEVGRPILYGTTREFLEFFALKDLASLPTLREFHELTQEHREIVEKEVAPVPGAAGTVEALSDPGFQKRLDKNAAASEAALEKLEEAIEAAEKTQKATSGLLTNTPPKPPEAGSPGPKPE, via the coding sequence GTGACTATCGGTAGGAAGACGGACAAGGGCCCACCCCCTGGAACGCCCGGCGGCCCCGGCCCGTTCTCCGAGGACGAGATCGCCGCCGTCACCGGCCCCGGGGATGCGAGTGATTTGGACGAAGTGGAGGCCATCGCCATCGAGGAGGACGCCGGGCCGGACCTGGAGACGTCCTTCGAGAAGCTCGTCCAGAAGAGCCGGCGGCTGTCCGAGGACCGCATCCGCACCGTGCTCCAGAGCGTCCTGTTCGTGGCCGACAAGCCGCTGACGGTGGACCAGCTCTACGAGAGCACCGGCATCGACCGGGAGCTCATCGCCAAGGCGCTCAATCAGATCTCCGGCCTGCACCGCGACGGCGTCAACGGCATCGTCCTGCACGAGGTGGCCGACGGGTGGCAGTTCCGCACGGACCCGCACTCGGCGGAGTACGTGCGGCGCTACCTGCGGGTGAAGCCGCAGCGGCTCACCCGGGCCGCCGTGGAGACGCTGGCCATCATCGCCTACCGGCAGCCCGTCACCCGGCCCGAGGTGGAGGACATCCGCGGGGTGGATTGCGGCGCCGTCATCAAGGCGTTGATGGACCGCAAGCTGGTGAAGATTCTCGGAAAGAAGGAAGAGGTGGGCAGGCCCATCCTGTATGGCACCACACGCGAGTTCCTGGAGTTCTTCGCGCTCAAGGACCTGGCCTCCCTGCCCACGCTCCGGGAGTTCCACGAGCTGACGCAGGAGCACCGGGAGATCGTCGAGAAGGAGGTCGCTCCGGTACCGGGGGCGGCCGGTACGGTGGAGGCCCTGTCGGACCCGGGCTTCCAGAAGCGCCTGGACAAGAATGCGGCGGCGTCAGAGGCCGCGCTGGAAAAGCTGGAAGAGGCCATCGAGGCCGCCGAGAAGACGCAAAAGGCCACCAGCGGCCTGTTGACGAACACGCCCCCGAAACCTCCCGAAGCGGGAAGCCCGGGGCCCAAGCCCGAATAA
- the trpS gene encoding tryptophan--tRNA ligase → MRILSGVQSSGRLHIGNYYGAIRQFIQLQSEGEAFYFIANLHALTTVREPAKAEEFTREAALAYLSLGLDPSRAILFRQSDVREVTELYWILGTVVPHANLERAHSYKDKVAKGISPDFGLFAYPVLMAADILLYSADVVPVGKDQVQHIEFARDWAVKFNLTYVPGYDPADPEGKQKGHAPGILKLPEARLQESTATVMGVDGQKMSKSYGNTIDLFGDEKEIKKRFMSIKSDSTPVEAPKPTEGSALYDLMKVMLPPAEFAAADATWRAGGKGYGEYKKLLLEAFHTTFGPARQRREELLRDPGELERILQDGARRAREKAAPLMDQVRRAVGIS, encoded by the coding sequence ATGCGCATTCTCTCCGGCGTTCAGTCCTCGGGCCGGCTGCACATTGGCAACTACTACGGCGCCATCCGGCAGTTCATCCAGCTGCAGAGCGAGGGCGAGGCGTTCTACTTCATCGCCAACCTGCACGCGCTCACCACGGTGAGGGAGCCCGCCAAGGCGGAGGAGTTCACGCGGGAGGCCGCGCTCGCGTACCTGTCGCTGGGGCTGGATCCCAGCCGGGCGATCCTCTTCCGGCAGAGCGATGTGCGGGAGGTGACGGAGCTGTACTGGATCCTCGGCACCGTGGTGCCCCACGCGAACCTCGAGCGCGCCCACAGCTACAAGGACAAGGTCGCCAAGGGCATCAGCCCGGACTTCGGCCTCTTTGCCTACCCGGTGCTGATGGCCGCGGACATCCTGCTCTACAGCGCGGACGTCGTCCCGGTGGGCAAGGATCAGGTCCAGCACATCGAGTTCGCGCGCGACTGGGCGGTGAAGTTCAACCTCACCTATGTGCCTGGGTACGATCCCGCCGACCCCGAAGGCAAGCAGAAGGGCCACGCCCCCGGCATCCTCAAGCTCCCGGAGGCCCGGCTCCAGGAGAGCACCGCCACCGTGATGGGCGTCGATGGGCAGAAGATGTCCAAGTCCTACGGCAACACCATCGACCTCTTCGGGGACGAGAAGGAGATCAAAAAGCGCTTCATGAGCATCAAGTCGGACTCCACGCCCGTGGAGGCCCCCAAACCCACCGAGGGCAGCGCCCTCTATGACTTGATGAAGGTGATGCTCCCGCCCGCCGAGTTCGCCGCCGCGGACGCCACCTGGCGCGCCGGGGGCAAGGGGTATGGGGAGTACAAGAAGCTGCTCCTGGAGGCCTTCCACACGACTTTCGGGCCCGCGCGCCAGCGCCGCGAGGAGCTGCTCCGGGACCCCGGCGAGCTGGAGCGCATCCTCCAGGACGGGGCCCGCCGGGCCCGCGAGAAGGCCGCCCCCCTGATGGACCAGGTCCGCCGCGCCGTGGGTATCTCCTGA
- a CDS encoding pseudouridine synthase, with translation MAERLQKYLARAGVASRRHAEELITAGRVMVNNQKVTELGSRVEPGTDLVSVDGELVSLPETSSYYLLYKPAGVVTTLSDPQGRPTVASYVEATGKRLFPVGRLDYDAEGALLFTDDGTLAHKLTHPSFQVPRTYLAKVKGSPDRATLEKLRGGVRLEDGMATPLSVDLFEQAERNTWLKIVVAEGRPHLIKRLCAAVGHPVVRLFRPAYAGVGVSGVRPGELRPLTSTEVRLLQDVAEARTAPPEGELNLPPRRHGRAAPGFEEDEDGEGFEVEGAAAAPAKPSRSPAAAKTGRARPAAAGRPERKPAGKSPRTEGGTGLARFGRTSSAAVSEEGSERPRRSEWKKSEGSARPERKSWAPRGEGADRPERKEWKPRGEGTGRPERKAWAPRGEGADRPERKEWKPRGEGAGRPERKAWAPRGEPTDRPERKEWKPRGEGAGRPERKAWAPRGEPTDRPERKEWKPRGEGAGRPERKEWKPRGEGAGRPERKAWAPRGEPTDRPERKEWKPRGEGAGRPERKEWKPRSESADRPERKAWAPRGESAGRPERKEWKPRGESAGRPERRERAPRAEGTERPRSPRFGGAAAEGRPARTSPRAEGGEEGGKGFVDWNKTKKRGQGTSWDSHRSSPGGSRGPRKPAGPRRPR, from the coding sequence ATGGCTGAGCGATTGCAGAAGTATCTGGCCCGCGCGGGAGTCGCTTCGCGCCGGCACGCCGAAGAGCTCATCACCGCGGGCCGGGTGATGGTGAACAACCAGAAGGTGACCGAGCTGGGCAGCCGGGTGGAGCCTGGCACGGACCTGGTCAGCGTGGATGGCGAGCTGGTGTCGCTGCCCGAAACCTCTTCCTATTACCTGCTGTACAAGCCGGCCGGCGTGGTGACGACCCTGTCGGATCCCCAGGGACGGCCCACGGTGGCCAGCTATGTGGAAGCCACCGGCAAGCGGCTCTTCCCCGTGGGCCGGTTGGACTACGACGCCGAGGGCGCGCTGCTCTTCACCGATGACGGGACGCTGGCGCACAAGCTCACGCACCCCAGCTTTCAGGTGCCGCGCACGTACCTGGCCAAGGTGAAGGGCTCGCCCGACCGGGCCACGCTGGAGAAGCTGCGCGGCGGCGTGCGGCTCGAGGATGGAATGGCCACCCCCCTGTCGGTGGACCTGTTCGAGCAGGCCGAGCGCAACACGTGGCTGAAGATCGTCGTCGCCGAGGGACGGCCCCACCTCATCAAGCGGCTGTGCGCCGCGGTGGGGCACCCGGTGGTGCGGCTGTTCCGGCCGGCCTACGCGGGTGTTGGCGTGAGCGGCGTGCGCCCAGGCGAGCTGCGCCCGCTCACCTCCACGGAGGTGCGCCTGCTCCAGGACGTGGCCGAGGCCAGGACGGCACCGCCCGAGGGAGAGCTGAACTTGCCGCCCCGGAGGCATGGGCGCGCCGCTCCCGGCTTCGAGGAGGATGAGGACGGTGAGGGGTTCGAGGTCGAGGGGGCCGCCGCCGCTCCGGCGAAGCCGAGCCGGTCTCCGGCCGCCGCAAAGACGGGACGGGCGCGTCCGGCCGCCGCCGGGCGCCCCGAGCGCAAACCGGCCGGGAAATCCCCCCGGACGGAGGGTGGTACCGGACTGGCACGGTTTGGCCGGACTTCGTCCGCGGCCGTGAGCGAAGAGGGCAGCGAACGCCCTCGTCGCTCGGAGTGGAAGAAGAGCGAGGGAAGTGCTCGCCCTGAGCGCAAGAGCTGGGCTCCCCGGGGTGAAGGCGCGGACCGTCCCGAGCGCAAGGAGTGGAAGCCTCGCGGCGAAGGCACAGGCCGCCCCGAGCGCAAGGCCTGGGCCCCCCGGGGTGAAGGCGCGGACCGTCCCGAGCGCAAGGAGTGGAAACCCCGTGGCGAAGGCGCGGGCCGCCCTGAGCGCAAGGCCTGGGCCCCCCGGGGTGAGCCAACGGACCGTCCCGAGCGCAAGGAGTGGAAACCCCGTGGCGAAGGCGCGGGCCGCCCTGAGCGCAAGGCCTGGGCCCCCCGGGGTGAGCCAACGGACCGTCCCGAGCGCAAGGAGTGGAAGCCTCGAGGAGAGGGTGCGGGCCGTCCCGAGCGCAAGGAGTGGAAGCCCCGCGGCGAAGGTGCGGGCCGCCCCGAGCGCAAGGCCTGGGCCCCTCGGGGTGAGCCAACGGACCGTCCCGAGCGCAAGGAGTGGAAGCCTCGAGGAGAGGGTGCGGGCCGTCCCGAGCGCAAGGAGTGGAAGCCCCGCAGCGAGAGCGCGGACCGTCCCGAGCGCAAAGCCTGGGCTCCCCGCGGCGAGAGCGCGGGCCGTCCCGAGCGCAAGGAGTGGAAGCCTCGCGGCGAGAGCGCGGGCCGTCCCGAGCGCCGGGAGCGAGCGCCCAGAGCAGAGGGCACGGAGCGCCCCCGCTCGCCCCGCTTCGGTGGCGCCGCGGCCGAGGGCCGTCCCGCCCGCACGAGCCCTCGCGCAGAAGGCGGAGAGGAAGGCGGCAAGGGCTTCGTCGACTGGAACAAGACCAAGAAGCGGGGGCAGGGGACCTCCTGGGATTCCCACCGGTCGAGCCCTGGAGGAAGCCGGGGGCCCCGGAAGCCTGCTGGCCCCCGCCGTCCTCGCTGA
- a CDS encoding DUF4388 domain-containing protein: MEHFKGSLSHYPMDVTVPALLARKVEGTLRVERGAVARYFLFRGGFLVGESSNVPSEHLAQVLVDLDILDAPRAALAFEAAELARLPYGAFLVRQQFVELPRLQEALEHKAREAFFDCYNWDSGEVEFTLQMPSMEQAVELKLSLASLHRDAVERLREWKVFREIFTGMDTTFRVFHEYALGSFSEEESSLLNRADSGATLAELLASGAEPRIFVARRLLHLYRRGAISPHQHEGPSLGESADIPEMLSMARRFMDVGKYDHALEVAAQVLERGPVQEAHALYRAAEISLTLASCDELFALDGRLLFEPLPRPLPASLTADDLYLYSKLRGSVTIRQALRTAAMGEAAASRSMHRLLAMGLLRIAPPMGDLEPQRKTDPYGFLPTLEV; the protein is encoded by the coding sequence ATGGAGCATTTCAAGGGGAGCCTGAGCCACTACCCCATGGACGTCACAGTGCCGGCCCTCCTGGCTCGCAAGGTCGAAGGCACACTCCGGGTGGAGCGCGGCGCGGTGGCCCGCTACTTCCTGTTCCGGGGCGGTTTCCTGGTGGGCGAAAGCTCCAACGTGCCCAGCGAGCACCTGGCCCAGGTGCTGGTGGACCTCGACATCCTCGATGCGCCCCGGGCGGCGCTGGCGTTCGAGGCGGCGGAACTGGCGCGGCTGCCCTATGGCGCCTTCTTGGTGAGGCAGCAGTTCGTGGAGCTGCCCCGGCTTCAGGAGGCGCTGGAGCACAAGGCGCGCGAGGCATTTTTCGACTGCTACAATTGGGACTCGGGCGAGGTGGAGTTCACCTTGCAGATGCCCTCGATGGAGCAGGCGGTGGAGTTGAAGCTGTCGCTGGCGAGCCTGCACCGGGACGCGGTGGAGCGCCTGCGGGAGTGGAAGGTGTTCCGGGAGATCTTCACCGGCATGGACACCACCTTCCGCGTCTTCCACGAGTACGCGCTGGGCAGCTTCTCCGAAGAGGAGTCCTCGCTCCTGAACCGGGCGGACAGCGGGGCCACGCTGGCCGAGCTGCTCGCTTCGGGCGCGGAGCCGCGGATCTTCGTGGCGCGGCGGCTGCTCCACCTCTACCGGCGCGGGGCCATCTCGCCCCACCAGCACGAGGGGCCCTCGCTGGGCGAGTCCGCGGACATCCCGGAGATGCTGTCGATGGCCCGGCGGTTCATGGACGTGGGCAAGTACGACCATGCGCTGGAAGTCGCCGCGCAGGTGCTCGAGCGGGGGCCGGTGCAGGAGGCCCATGCCCTGTACCGGGCGGCGGAGATCTCCCTGACGCTGGCCTCCTGTGACGAGCTGTTCGCGCTGGATGGGCGGTTGCTCTTCGAGCCCCTGCCCCGCCCGCTTCCCGCCTCGCTCACGGCGGACGATCTGTACCTGTACTCCAAGCTGCGGGGCAGCGTGACCATCCGCCAGGCCTTGCGCACGGCGGCCATGGGAGAGGCGGCCGCGTCCCGGTCGATGCACCGGTTGCTGGCCATGGGGCTGCTGCGCATTGCCCCGCCGATGGGTGATCTCGAACCGCAGCGCAAGACGGACCCCTACGGCTTTCTCCCCACGCTGGAGGTCTGA
- a CDS encoding cyclic nucleotide-binding domain-containing protein: MDPGSLQAQAVEAFTQGRFSQAAEFYERYCLKQPKDHHAHARLGEAWARSGQRARAVSAYQLAAEGFAREGFLPRALAASKRLLELDPSHRGIQQMLADLYARRSEPQEETTFEIDLGEGKKQLSLKAASELLLPHDAVWAPPPSTGEPSPPEPPAASPALEPEQADTLLQEVEQAARTSLRQRGPETSSSLEEALFSLAEEVSSRDKPLNALPDIPLFSDLPRDAFIEFFDGCPLRHIPRGQRVFERGSRGNAFYIICEGAVRVFRDEGKDLATLGIGAFFGEMALLSGAPRMATVESTSPETLLLEVPAPVLAQLSRRYPQVARALKKFCRDRLLTNVMSTSELFQPFARKDRRMLVERFRARDVKKDELIVREGDRVEGLYVVLSGEVEASKGGQVLSRLREGELFGEISLLLKTPATATVVAIRRTSLLRLPREDFDSLILTHPQILELVSKLSEQRLRRTEALTNEKDRDPTAENLLV, from the coding sequence ATGGACCCAGGCTCGCTCCAGGCTCAGGCCGTCGAGGCCTTCACCCAGGGCCGCTTCTCTCAGGCCGCGGAGTTCTACGAGCGGTATTGCCTCAAACAGCCCAAGGACCACCATGCCCATGCGCGCCTGGGCGAGGCCTGGGCCCGCTCCGGCCAGCGGGCGCGGGCCGTCTCGGCTTACCAGCTCGCCGCCGAGGGGTTCGCTCGCGAGGGCTTCCTCCCGCGCGCCCTCGCCGCGAGCAAGCGGCTGCTCGAGCTGGACCCTTCGCACCGGGGCATTCAGCAGATGCTCGCGGACCTGTACGCTCGCCGGAGCGAGCCGCAGGAAGAGACCACCTTCGAGATCGATCTGGGGGAGGGCAAGAAGCAGCTCTCCTTGAAGGCCGCGAGCGAGCTCCTCCTTCCTCATGACGCCGTCTGGGCGCCGCCCCCCAGCACCGGAGAGCCGAGTCCCCCGGAGCCGCCCGCCGCCTCGCCCGCGCTGGAGCCCGAGCAGGCCGACACGCTGCTCCAAGAGGTGGAACAGGCCGCGCGCACGAGCCTGAGGCAGCGCGGTCCCGAAACCTCGTCCTCCCTGGAGGAGGCCCTGTTCAGCCTCGCGGAGGAAGTGTCCTCGCGGGACAAGCCGCTCAACGCCCTGCCGGACATCCCCCTGTTCTCGGACCTGCCGCGCGATGCCTTCATCGAGTTCTTCGACGGGTGTCCGCTGCGCCACATTCCCCGGGGCCAGCGGGTCTTCGAGCGCGGCAGCCGGGGCAACGCCTTCTACATCATCTGTGAAGGCGCGGTGCGCGTCTTCCGGGATGAGGGAAAGGACCTGGCGACCCTGGGCATCGGTGCCTTCTTCGGAGAGATGGCGCTGCTGTCGGGAGCACCGCGCATGGCCACCGTGGAGAGCACCTCCCCGGAGACGCTCCTCCTGGAAGTCCCCGCCCCGGTGCTGGCCCAGCTGTCACGCCGCTATCCCCAGGTGGCGCGGGCACTCAAGAAGTTCTGCCGGGACCGGCTCCTGACGAACGTGATGAGCACCTCGGAGCTGTTCCAGCCCTTCGCGCGCAAGGACCGGCGCATGCTGGTGGAGCGCTTCCGGGCCCGCGATGTGAAGAAGGACGAGCTCATCGTCCGCGAAGGAGACCGGGTCGAAGGGCTCTACGTGGTCCTCTCCGGCGAGGTGGAGGCGAGCAAGGGCGGCCAGGTACTCTCGCGCCTGCGCGAGGGCGAACTCTTCGGGGAGATCTCCCTGTTGTTGAAGACGCCCGCCACGGCCACGGTGGTGGCCATCCGGCGCACCTCGCTGTTGCGGCTGCCCCGCGAGGACTTCGACTCGCTCATCCTCACGCACCCGCAGATTCTCGAGCTCGTCTCCAAACTGTCCGAGCAGCGCTTGCGCCGGACCGAGGCGCTCACGAACGAGAAGGACCGGGACCCCACGGCGGAGAACCTGCTGGTTTGA